Below is a window of Musa acuminata AAA Group cultivar baxijiao chromosome BXJ3-11, Cavendish_Baxijiao_AAA, whole genome shotgun sequence DNA.
cttcttcttctcagtcTCGGTAGGTAGGTATTAGGGGAATGAATGGTTTCGTTCTAGTGATGAACTCGAGTTGAGTTCATGCAAACAGTAGTTGGATTTACTCCCCACTTCTTGTTCCATTACAGCAGTCAAACACTTAGCTTAGGTCTTACACAAAGGATGCCGAAAGAAAGATTCAACTTTTCGCAACATCATTCCTTTCTTGTTTACAAGAAATGTCTAGAAAAATCATGCTAGATAATAATATCCTGAAAAGGAGTTACATAATTTTCATATATTAATTTGGAGTAACACCTCAATCTTTTAATCTGAAAATGGCATGAATTGAGGAAATCACAACACAAGTAGGACAAAAGTATAAGGGTTCGATGCGCCTATATATAAAGATCTCACACCACCTCCGATCCCATCTTCCTCCTCCACCCTCACAGCCACCTTCCATTACATGTCTTGCTTGGGCCTCAACAGGCAACTTCCATTACCCACCAAGAAGGCCTGGAGAAAACTCGCCTCCAAATTCCGGACCAAGCAGTTCAAGATCAGGCGTCCCAAGTCCCTCACCGCCATGCTCCGCCGGAGAACTCGGACGGCTTACCGCCAAGCCTGCGTCGACCACAACCACCGGTACTTCGCGCCGGTGTACGTGGACAGGCCCTACATCCAGCCCATGCAGGCGCGTGAGGAGACGAACCACGAGGCCATGGCGGCGTCGAAGAACAACACCACCACAAACGATCGTTCGCACCTGTTCGTGGGAGCTGCTTCTGCTTCATCTTCACGAGTGGTGGAGGAGATCGGTGGGGTGGATCTGCGGGCTGAGATGTTCATAAGGAAGTTTAAGGAGGAGAAGAAGCTGGAGAGGCAAAGGTCG
It encodes the following:
- the LOC103970047 gene encoding uncharacterized protein LOC103970047; this translates as MSCLGLNRQLPLPTKKAWRKLASKFRTKQFKIRRPKSLTAMLRRRTRTAYRQACVDHNHRYFAPVYVDRPYIQPMQAREETNHEAMAASKNNTTTNDRSHLFVGAASASSSRVVEEIGGVDLRAEMFIRKFKEEKKLERQRSVEEYREMLARGV